In Exiguobacterium acetylicum, the genomic stretch CACAAAAAAACGTTAATTTGTAAAGCGAGAAGCTCATCCTCCGGGTTGAGTTTTCTTTTTTTGTGACAAAACGATTAACGAATTTCACATTTTGTCAACGGTAAAGCGATTTCAAGTACAATATGGGTGGAGGCGGTAAAATATGAAAAAAACGAAACAAAATCCGGAAGAACGCTTAGCAGCGGCCCAGCAAAAAAAGAAGAAACGCTCCTTCTGGCGTCTAATGATCATGACGATCGTCTTGTTCGCCGGAGCAGTCGTCATCATGCAATTCGTCGATCAAGCGACACGTGATAAAAACGGTCGTGTCATGGCAGGCGATGATGCCCCTGGTTTCGCACTCGTCGATCTATATGGTGAGAAACAGCACTCGATGGACGAGTACAAAGGAAAAGGACTTTTACTCAATTTCTGGGGAACATTCTGTGAACCATGTAAGAAAGAGATGCCATTGATCAATGACAACTATCAGATGATGCAAGACCAAGGCGTCAATTTCGTAGCGGTCAATGTCGGTGAAACACCAGTTCGTGTCTCAAGCTTCATCAAGGATATTGGCGGAACGGACTATCCGATTCTCATGGATACGAACAGTTCGGTCGAGAAGGCTTACGGGATCTACAACTTACCTGTGACGTTCATCATCAATAAAAAAGGTGAAGTCGTCGAGAAGTATGAAGGTGAGATTGATCAAGCGAAGCTCGAAGAGATGGTGAAGAAGGCGAACGAGTAACGCATCGAAGGGGGATTTAAGGATGCAGGAGCAAGAAGATTTCAAACAACTGGACATGCGTTACGAGGAAGCGGAGCTTCGATCGAAACGTAAAAATCCATCTTGGATCGACCGGGCATGGACGTTCTTCTCGTCTGTCAAGGTCGGGTTGTGGCTGATCGGGTTGATCATCATCGCGAGTGGGGTCGGTACGATCTTCCCGCAAGAGATGTATATTCCACAGGCAACACCACCAGAAGAGTTTTACCAAAAGGAATACGGCACAGCAGGTGACATCTACTATACGTTAGGATTCCATAATCTATTTGAATCATGGTGGTATATCGGATTAATCACGCTTTTATTACTCTCGATCATCATCGTGTCGATTGACCGATTCTTCCCGCTCTACCGAGCACTGAAGAAACAACCGGTCATCCAGTCGGACCGTTTCATGAACGGTCAGCGATTTGGCGCGGAAGCGACTGGCGATATCAAAAAAATCGATGCGATCGCACCATTGCTTGAGAAAAAAGGTTATAAAGTCCGTCGACAAGACGGAGCACTCTTAGCGGAAAAGCAACGGTTCGGACGATGGGGTCCATACATCAATCATATCGGACTCGTCTTATTCTTCGGTGGTGCGATGCTTCGAGTCGTACCAGGGATGCACGAAGATGAATTGCTTTGGCTCCGCGAAGGAGAGACGTTGCCGATCGAAGCGACGGACAACCAGTACTACTTGAAAAATGAAGCGTTCAACATCGAGTTCTATGATCCTGAGAAGGTCGATGAGAAGTTCAAGAAATCACTTGAAGCAGCAGGCGGAAACGTACCAAAGAACTATGATACGAAGATGACGCTGTACAAGAAAGTCGGTGAAACATCCGATTTCAAACCGAAGCTTGAAGAAATCAAGTCAGGTGAGACGGCAGTCAACCGCCCATTCGAATTCGATGATTATCAAGTCTTCCAGGAACAGTACGCGGCAGATCCGGAATTCAAGACGATGTCGTTTAATATCGTCAACCAGAAAACGGACAAAGTCGTCGATACGATCAAGGTCGACTTGCGTGATCCGAAAGAAACATATGCTTTAAAAGATGGATATGAAGTCGAACTGAAGGACTTCCTTCCGGACTTCGTCGTCAAAGATGGTCAGCCAACGACGAACTCGGGACGTCCAGTCAATCCTGCCTTCGTCTTCAGTATCAAGTCACCTGAACACCCGAAAGGTGAGCGGAGTTTGATTGGGATCAAACTGAACGTTGGTGGAGATGAGAACCAGTACAAAATGGCATTCGCCGGTACGGAACTCTCAAACATCTCGGGTGTCCGGATTAAAAAAGATCTGACGCTCCCGTTCCTGTTTGCAGGTGGTATCATCTTCATGGCAGGCCTATTGATCGGAATGTACTGGCCGCACCGTCGTCTCTGGTTACGTGAGAAGAACGGTCGCATCCAGATTGCTGGATTTACGAACAAAAATGCATTGGGGCTTCAAAAAGAAGCTAATCTCGCGTTGACGGAAGTCGGTCTACCAGAACTTGAGGATCGACAAAAGTTGCGGGAAGAGGGGGAAGCTAAATGAATTTGCTTCAGTTGAGCAGTAACCTGCTCCTTACATCATTCATCGTCTACCTCGTCAGTACAGGATTCTTCGCTGTAGCGACGAGTGGTAAAAAAGGACCGACGCGTTCTGGTAAGATCGCCTATACGCTCGCGATCATCGGTTTCCTCGCGCAGCTCGGATATTTCTTCACGCGCTGGGCTGGAGCTGGGCATGTTCCAGTCTCGAACTTATATGAATACACGACATTCTTCGGCATGATGATGGTGCTTGGTTTCTTGATTGTTTATGCCATCTACAAAAACAATGTTCTTGGCTTGATTGCGATGCCAGTTGCATTGCTCGTCATCGCCTATGCGTCGATGTTCCCGGATGAAGTCCAACCGTTGATCCCAGCACTACAAAGTGTTTGGCTCAAAATCCACGTCACGACGGCAGCGCTCGGCGAAGGGATTCTTGCCGTCAGCTTCGCGACGGGTTTACTGTATCTGATTCACGCGACAGATTTCAGCAAGGAATCGAAAACTCGGACGTGGCTTGAAGTCGTCATGTTCTCGCTCGCATGTGTTGTCGGTTACATCTTAGTTGGGCTGTTGTTCAAAGCGACAGGTTCTGCGTCGACGATCGAATACGTTGCGAAAAACGGTGCAACGATGACGCATGACTATGTCATGCCAGTCTTGACAGGTCCTGAAGGCGGAAAAGTCTTATCGGGTTCAGGTGCCGTCATCGAATTACCAAACTTCTTGAACGCGAACAAAGTCAATACGGTCTTATGGTCGATCATTGGCGGTGTCGTCTTATACGTCTTGCTTCGCTTCGTCATTCTTCGCAAGCGTCTTGCTGAAAGCTTGAAGCCGATTGCGCGTAAGATTGATCTTGAGACAGCAGATGAGATCAGCTATCGTTCTGTTGCGATTGGTCTTCCAATCTTCATCCTGGGCGGTCTGATCTTCGCGATGATCTGGGCGCAAATGGCATGGAGCCGTTACTGGGGCTGGGATCCGAAAGAGGTATGGGCACTCATTACGATGCTCTTCTACGTCTTTTATCTCCATATGCGCATCCAGCGTGGTTGGATTGGTAAAAAATCAGCTTGGTTATGTGTCGGCGGATTTGCCGTCATCATGTTCAACCTTGTCTTCGTTAACCTTGTCGTAGCGGGATTACACTCGTACGCATAAGAAAAAGCAAGCAGCGGACCCGGAAACGGTCCGCTGCTTTTTCGTGTGCGTCTGACCGA encodes the following:
- the ccsB gene encoding c-type cytochrome biogenesis protein CcsB, coding for MNLLQLSSNLLLTSFIVYLVSTGFFAVATSGKKGPTRSGKIAYTLAIIGFLAQLGYFFTRWAGAGHVPVSNLYEYTTFFGMMMVLGFLIVYAIYKNNVLGLIAMPVALLVIAYASMFPDEVQPLIPALQSVWLKIHVTTAALGEGILAVSFATGLLYLIHATDFSKESKTRTWLEVVMFSLACVVGYILVGLLFKATGSASTIEYVAKNGATMTHDYVMPVLTGPEGGKVLSGSGAVIELPNFLNANKVNTVLWSIIGGVVLYVLLRFVILRKRLAESLKPIARKIDLETADEISYRSVAIGLPIFILGGLIFAMIWAQMAWSRYWGWDPKEVWALITMLFYVFYLHMRIQRGWIGKKSAWLCVGGFAVIMFNLVFVNLVVAGLHSYA
- the resB gene encoding cytochrome c biogenesis protein ResB codes for the protein MQEQEDFKQLDMRYEEAELRSKRKNPSWIDRAWTFFSSVKVGLWLIGLIIIASGVGTIFPQEMYIPQATPPEEFYQKEYGTAGDIYYTLGFHNLFESWWYIGLITLLLLSIIIVSIDRFFPLYRALKKQPVIQSDRFMNGQRFGAEATGDIKKIDAIAPLLEKKGYKVRRQDGALLAEKQRFGRWGPYINHIGLVLFFGGAMLRVVPGMHEDELLWLREGETLPIEATDNQYYLKNEAFNIEFYDPEKVDEKFKKSLEAAGGNVPKNYDTKMTLYKKVGETSDFKPKLEEIKSGETAVNRPFEFDDYQVFQEQYAADPEFKTMSFNIVNQKTDKVVDTIKVDLRDPKETYALKDGYEVELKDFLPDFVVKDGQPTTNSGRPVNPAFVFSIKSPEHPKGERSLIGIKLNVGGDENQYKMAFAGTELSNISGVRIKKDLTLPFLFAGGIIFMAGLLIGMYWPHRRLWLREKNGRIQIAGFTNKNALGLQKEANLALTEVGLPELEDRQKLREEGEAK
- the resA gene encoding thiol-disulfide oxidoreductase ResA; amino-acid sequence: MKKTKQNPEERLAAAQQKKKKRSFWRLMIMTIVLFAGAVVIMQFVDQATRDKNGRVMAGDDAPGFALVDLYGEKQHSMDEYKGKGLLLNFWGTFCEPCKKEMPLINDNYQMMQDQGVNFVAVNVGETPVRVSSFIKDIGGTDYPILMDTNSSVEKAYGIYNLPVTFIINKKGEVVEKYEGEIDQAKLEEMVKKANE